The following is a genomic window from Bacteroidia bacterium.
TTGGCTAATCCATAACCGGCTTCGGGGGTTCCATCGTCATACGCCAGGTAATTGTAAAACCGCTGGAGGCGAAACGCGGTATCATTTCTCATCACAAAATCCGGAACTGTCTGGGCATGGCTTTTCACCATCACCTCCACGAGATCACCTGCGGGAGGATTTGCAAAGGTGAAGGGATTCACATGCACCCGCTTTACGTTTCCCGGATTAATGGTATCCGCAAGAATACTCAGCCTGTCCAGCAGCACAGTGCCGGTCTGATGATCAGTTAGCGAATATCCGCGATTAAAGGTCCGGGCTACATCCGCCAGGTTGCTTACCTCCATTGGAAGCGAATCAATTAACTCCGCATCAGGATTAGACGCAAATTGCTTCCAGGGCATTGAATAATAGGTTTTTAAAATACTATGTACCGGGTAAACGGATGAGAGATCTTGAGCCGGTTCATTCTCCGTCCGGTTCTCGTTGAGTTCTACATAGTCCACATGCCAGATATCATAAGATCCGGAGCGTCTTCCGTTATGGTTTACGCGGCTGCCGTAGCTTATAAATCGAAACTGGAAGGCATTATGAAACCAATTAGTATCTGCCAAATCTGTAAGTTCAATAAATACCTGCTGAAATTCCTCGGTTCGCCCCGGGCCTGCGGCTGCAAATACCTGAATCCAGTCTGTGCTGTTATACACGCCTCCCGCAAGGAAAGAGTCCGGCTTAAATTCCACCTTCAGCGAATCGAGCGTAAACGTGTTTGAAGCGCTGCCATCCGGAGGATCGCCAATACCACCCGGCTGATAAAAAAAGCTGAACCAGATATCATCACCGCCTCCCCTTCCGCTAAGATTGATTGGCGCAGAAGTGAGCGTATCCAGAGCGCCTGCGGCTGTATTGCCACCGCTGTAAATAATTCCGCGGCCATCGTAACCATCAAAGGTGGCCACGCCAAGCGAAGGTGGTTCTACGGCCAGATGATCATTAAACAACACATAATCATCCATCCAAAGGGAATCAAAATGATAATGGGGATAATTTGAAAAATCATCGAAGAATGGCAATTCAATGGTATCGGTGCTTTGCTTCAGCACGGGTTTCGGGCCACTGTTGGCGTATTTCCAATAAAGAATCTCCTGATATTCGAGCGGCCTCACCTCTTCCTGGCCTTTCAGGGAAATGGGTAGAAGGAAAATTAGGATGCCGGCCATAAAAATAAAGGGACGATATAAGCTATTCATAGGACTGAGAAACGGTATTAAAAATAAATTATTCTTCACCTGGATTTTCATCTTCCGGCATTCCATTTTGAAGTTCATAAACTTCAGGATCCATGATCCAAATATCTATAACATCGCCAAGAGCAATTTTTCCAGAACCGGGTTGCGGCCGCTGACGATAAACAATTGCATCGGCAGTGTCAGTAACGCTGCCCATCACAATTGGGTTTCCGATGTTTATTCCGGCACCTTTCAGCAGGAATACGGCTTCCTGATACCTCAACCCGGAAAGATTGGGTACAGTGATCTCGCTGTCTTTTAATCCATCGCCTACCACCAGATCAATCACAGAACCCTCCGCCACGCTGTCATTCTTCGTAATATCCCGGCCTTTATATTTCATACCCAAAACCAGATTAGGCGCCCAATGCGGCACATATTCCAGTTCGCCTATCTTTAATTTTTTATTACGCAAAAGATCGCGGGCGTGCGTAACAGAAGAATTGTCAAGATTAGGAAGCCGGACTTTTGCCGGCTGCCCGGAATTCATCGTCAGGTAGATGGTTCGGTTTCGCTTCACTTTGCTGCCGGGCACCGGATTTTGTTCGATGACCGTATTCAAAGGCAAGTCGGAAATATAAACGGTATCGAAAACCTTAAAATTCAGGCTCTTTGCCTCAATTGTTTCTTGTACTGCTTCGATGGATTTTCCGGTTAAATCCGGAACGGTAAGCGATTCACCATGATTGGTGTAGCTATCAAGAAACTGGAAAAAGAGGAACACGAGAAGTGACAAAAGGCCGATGGCAATCAGAACATTAATCCAGAATGCACGGCTGATCAGGAATTTGAAGAAGCTCAATGGGCGGTAGCTTTTAAAATGCCGAAATTTATAATTTTATCTAAAAACTCCTGGGGCTTATAACCATTAATAGCCGCCTGGTGAAATATGCACGTGGCAGGAGTAAGGCCGGGAAGCGAATTCGCCTCAATAAATACCACCTCCGTTCCTTCATCCTCATAAATGCGAACAAAAGCATCAATGCGGCAGTAGCCTTCAATTCCCAATTCTCCTGCCGCTTTTTCCAGTTGTTCCCGCACTTTGGAAGAAATCCGCTGATTCTTTTCCTTGTCGCGGTGAAAGCGGGCAGGCGTGATGTTCTGGCCCTCACCAGCAAGAAATTTTTCCTCGAGCGAAAGAATGCCTGCTCCCGCCAGCGCTTCAGAAGGTTCGAATACCTCAAACTGGCTTTCGCTTCCGATGGCTGGTTTTATCAGCATTCCTCCTGTTATTTCCAGGAATTGCTGCGCTCCGTTCCGGCTGATCAACTCCTCCACTATGAAATAGGTCTTTTGCGGAAATTCCTCGTTCAGCTTTAGGTGTAGCTGGCGGGCAGCTTTTTCCGGCAGAAGTTCGTCTTTCCGGAAAATGATCTCTGCGAAAAGCTTTAATTCATCTGGCGAGTCAATCTTCTTGACGGCTGAACTGCAGCCATCATCAGAAGGCTTTGCTATGAGCGGAAATGCTATCTGCTCCTCAATTTGCCCGAGCACCGATGCCGTATCGTCCTCCCAGCGTTTTTTATCAATAAAAATACTTTTAGGAACCTTGAATCCTTTTTCCTTCAGAATTTGATTAGTTCTGAATTTATCAATCGTGATCTGCGAAGACTCGAATCCGGAGCCGTTGTATGGGATCCGAAGTTCTTCCAGCTTTTGCTGCAGCGTTCCGTCTTCGCCTGGGCGGCCGTGCAATGCGATAAAAGCGAAATCAATATGCTTATTCAATTGTTCCAGCGGTATTTCCACAGGACTGAATTCATATCCCGCTGAAGCATATTTTGCAGTAATATCCTCTGCTTCCCCAATAATTTTTTTAATGATAAGCGGGATAGAAAAGTGTTTAATTTTATGACGAATGTCGTCTGCGTTATCTTTCAGCAGCAGGTTAAGTGGAAGGATGTGAAATCGCATATCATCAGCCGAACCGGATAGAAACAGGGGTACAGGATCATACATTCCGAAGGATGCCAGCTTTTCAAAAACATTGCGGCCACTCTCCACGCTAATGTGCCGCTCCGTACTATAGCCGCCCAATATTACGCCTACCCGGGTTTTTTCCTGCACTTCCTTCCTTGTTCCGGCAATGGCTGTATCCAGCTTTTGCAGCAGGCTTTTAAGCGCAAGGGAGGAGAAGCTGAAACGCATTCTTTCCGCCACCGAAGTGCGGACAATATAGGTGAGAAACTGCGATGGACTCAACCCTATCTCAGCGGCCTGGTGAAAGAAAAATGAAGAAGGCAACATTCCTGAGGTCGTATTCGGATCATTGAGGTAAATGGTGCCATCATCGCCCAAAATGCCATCCAGCCTGGCGTAGACATTAAAATGAAAGTAGTCAAACAGCTCTTCACACTTTTGCCTGATCTCTTCAATCTTCTCATCCGGCAGTTCGATAGGTGTAATCTTGTTGCTGATGCCGGGCAGATATTTCGCGCGGTAGTCAAAGAGGTGGCCCTTCTTGCGGATTTCGGTTGGCGGCAGGGCCACCGGCCTCCCCTGCTCGTTTTGCACTACAATGCACGAAAACTCCTTTCCCTTTATAAATCGTTCAATTAATACGTGTGGCTCCGTTTGCAGGCTTTCGATAAATGCCTTTCCTTCTCCGGGGAGTTTATCCAGGAGAGTCAACAGTTCTTCCGGATGGTTGGCAATCCCAGGTTTTGAAACCGGAGAATTGCTTTCAATATCTGATACCTGCCATGTCACTTCCACCGGCAGGCCAATGCCTTCCTGAAAATCCGTCAGGCTTTTTACAAGCTTTATTTTTTGTGCTTCGGTGAATTTATTCCATTGATCTAAATCAACGCTTTCTGTAAAAAAACAGCGGTATACAGCTTTTGTAAATTGCGCCTCATTCGCTTCATCCAAAATCTGCACGCCTATGGAGGATCCCTGAGAAGATGCCTTTATCACAAGAGGAAACCCGAATCTTGCTATCGCTTCTTCATAAAATGGGTAATGATCTTCTGCATCAAGCCACTTCTGCCGGGGGATAACCAAATATTCAGGCGTAGCAAAATCTGAATTCTTCAAGAGACGCTTCTGCACCACTTTATCAATACCGATGGCAGAAGAAAGAATTCCGGAACCGGTATAGGGAATATGATAAAAATCGAGGATGCCCTGGATAGTGCCGTCCTCACCGTATGGGCCATGAAGTGTCAGGAACGCAAAATCCATTAAGCCGGCCAATTCTTCGGGTGATATTTTGCGGCCAATACTGGCGATCATCTCGTCCTGTTGCTTTTCGGTTAGCGGCTGGAGGCTTTCTATATATACATTGAATTCAGATGACGAACCAGGCAGGAAAGAGGTGGGCGGATAAAAATCGCGGATGCTTCCTTTATATAAATATTGCCATTCCAGCAAAATGAAATTGCCCAGACTGTCAATAAACACCGGCACCGGCTCGAACAGGTTTTTTTCAATAATATCATACACCGTCCGGCCGCCCGCAAAGGATATTTCCCGCTCCCGGGATTTACCGCCAAGTAAAATTCCGATCCTCATAACTGCAAAGGTAAGGTGGAGTTTTGAGTGAATGTATCAACTGATAACGCAGATAAGTGGTACAAGCTTCCAGGCAGGTGATGGGATCAATTAGGATTAAATATTTTGTAGAAAATGAAAGGTAGAATAAAGTGGTAATAATTATCGCATATTTTGATTTTTGTTCAAAGCCCAAACTTCACGATAAAATTCAAGTATCTGAAATCTAAAAGAAAAGATTAACTGTGTTCATATTGTACCCAATTACACGCCCGGCTTGCCAGATCAGGACAATCAATATTTAAAAAATAAATTCGTTTTTTATCCCTTTGGAATTAAGTATTAATCTTATAACCAAAATTAAATGCAATTTGAAAAGAAAATATAAATAATGATTGAGGACTATTACCTCCGGTTGCTTTCGGAGAAGGCCGGTAATAATCTTTTGAGAATGCACTGCCAGCAAATTCAGGATGTTTTCTCATCCCCTACACCTGTTCAGCATCCTTCCTCTGCTGTTTATATTCTTCGAGCCATTTCAGTGCTTCCAATTTCGAATCGAATAGTCGCAGGGGCAACTGTGGCTTATTAAGGGCAAGGAAAAAATTGCCCGCCATTTTCCCCAGGGAAGAGTCAATCCTGAGAGCACCGGCCGTCAGAAACTCCATTGCCGGTGGAGATGACATATAACGCCTTGCCTCGTGATCTATATTTTTAACCTGCCTCACATCAAGGTATAATGGATAATGCCTGCCGGCACACAACAACAGGCGCAATCGTACGATCACGGTGGCTACCTCGTAATCCCATAAGATTGGTTTGGTGAAGATGCCTTCCACCACATCATTTACAAGAGCAAAATGAATATAGTCATTTGCGATTGATCTCACTTCTGATTCCCCCTCAATTTTTTCGTAATAACCCTTTTATAATCCTAAGAGGTACATTAAATTTATCGCCTAAAATAAAGATAAATCTATATAATTTCAAGGAAAGACTTGAGGCTGCAGATAAAACCCATGCCTGACTTCGTAGAAACCCCTTCTGAAGTTGCTATTAACACCCACCTGCGCGTTCCGTTCAAACCTGCTGTTGACGCGGATGTATTATATCGCTGAAGTCTTAAAAGTGAAGATTAGCAGGGTGATTGGTACAATTTTCCTTCATGAAGAACGACCAAAGATTTGCACACTTGCCCGGCAGGTTGTAATTTTCGGCCCTCATAACTTACCCAAATACAATTTTTTTTTACATGGATATTTCTAATCCACTGGTTTACGGTGTACCGGCTTTTGTACTGCTCATGGTGCTCGAAATTATATTAAGTCTTAAATATGAGCGCGGATTGTATCAATGGAAAGATTTCATGGCGAGCACCTCTATGGGTGCAGGAGCGGTGATTCTGGCCGTTTTTACCAAACTCGGCACGCTTGCCTTGTTCTTCCTGATGTACGAAATTTTCAATCCGGAGGTAGATGGCGTTCGCACCAACCTACTTGGATATACGGCCTTTGGCTGGGCATGGTACGTCTGGATCATTTGTCAGTTGTTGGATGATTTCAATTACTACTGGCTGCACCGCATGAATCATGAAGTTCGGTTTTTATGGGCTGCCCACATTGTGCATCATTCATCTGAGCACT
Proteins encoded in this region:
- a CDS encoding T9SS type A sorting domain-containing protein, producing the protein MNSLYRPFIFMAGILIFLLPISLKGQEEVRPLEYQEILYWKYANSGPKPVLKQSTDTIELPFFDDFSNYPHYHFDSLWMDDYVLFNDHLAVEPPSLGVATFDGYDGRGIIYSGGNTAAGALDTLTSAPINLSGRGGGDDIWFSFFYQPGGIGDPPDGSASNTFTLDSLKVEFKPDSFLAGGVYNSTDWIQVFAAAGPGRTEEFQQVFIELTDLADTNWFHNAFQFRFISYGSRVNHNGRRSGSYDIWHVDYVELNENRTENEPAQDLSSVYPVHSILKTYYSMPWKQFASNPDAELIDSLPMEVSNLADVARTFNRGYSLTDHQTGTVLLDRLSILADTINPGNVKRVHVNPFTFANPPAGDLVEVMVKSHAQTVPDFVMRNDTAFRLQRFYNYLAYDDGTPEAGYGLANSSGKIALRFRLNEPETLRGISIHFNKADTTLANRFIDLVVYEHISPVNQPANSDVELYRQENVNIRYTGWRNGFHLYVLNEPVPVNGTFYVGLNHGEEFFINIGMDLNYQRFFRDRTINSNLFFNVLDTWKPSVTYGAPMIRPVFGDSALVDVTTPTEPGYEVEVYPNPATDRLHVRIAAGGKYRLELLDVQGRVLQSEVSPGFSSFSVSSYPEGLYLIKATSQATGAVSVRKVIFR
- a CDS encoding PASTA domain-containing protein, translating into MSFFKFLISRAFWINVLIAIGLLSLLVFLFFQFLDSYTNHGESLTVPDLTGKSIEAVQETIEAKSLNFKVFDTVYISDLPLNTVIEQNPVPGSKVKRNRTIYLTMNSGQPAKVRLPNLDNSSVTHARDLLRNKKLKIGELEYVPHWAPNLVLGMKYKGRDITKNDSVAEGSVIDLVVGDGLKDSEITVPNLSGLRYQEAVFLLKGAGINIGNPIVMGSVTDTADAIVYRQRPQPGSGKIALGDVIDIWIMDPEVYELQNGMPEDENPGEE
- a CDS encoding D-alanine--D-alanine ligase, translated to MRIGILLGGKSREREISFAGGRTVYDIIEKNLFEPVPVFIDSLGNFILLEWQYLYKGSIRDFYPPTSFLPGSSSEFNVYIESLQPLTEKQQDEMIASIGRKISPEELAGLMDFAFLTLHGPYGEDGTIQGILDFYHIPYTGSGILSSAIGIDKVVQKRLLKNSDFATPEYLVIPRQKWLDAEDHYPFYEEAIARFGFPLVIKASSQGSSIGVQILDEANEAQFTKAVYRCFFTESVDLDQWNKFTEAQKIKLVKSLTDFQEGIGLPVEVTWQVSDIESNSPVSKPGIANHPEELLTLLDKLPGEGKAFIESLQTEPHVLIERFIKGKEFSCIVVQNEQGRPVALPPTEIRKKGHLFDYRAKYLPGISNKITPIELPDEKIEEIRQKCEELFDYFHFNVYARLDGILGDDGTIYLNDPNTTSGMLPSSFFFHQAAEIGLSPSQFLTYIVRTSVAERMRFSFSSLALKSLLQKLDTAIAGTRKEVQEKTRVGVILGGYSTERHISVESGRNVFEKLASFGMYDPVPLFLSGSADDMRFHILPLNLLLKDNADDIRHKIKHFSIPLIIKKIIGEAEDITAKYASAGYEFSPVEIPLEQLNKHIDFAFIALHGRPGEDGTLQQKLEELRIPYNGSGFESSQITIDKFRTNQILKEKGFKVPKSIFIDKKRWEDDTASVLGQIEEQIAFPLIAKPSDDGCSSAVKKIDSPDELKLFAEIIFRKDELLPEKAARQLHLKLNEEFPQKTYFIVEELISRNGAQQFLEITGGMLIKPAIGSESQFEVFEPSEALAGAGILSLEEKFLAGEGQNITPARFHRDKEKNQRISSKVREQLEKAAGELGIEGYCRIDAFVRIYEDEGTEVVFIEANSLPGLTPATCIFHQAAINGYKPQEFLDKIINFGILKATAH